Proteins encoded together in one Benincasa hispida cultivar B227 chromosome 1, ASM972705v1, whole genome shotgun sequence window:
- the LOC120080708 gene encoding periodic tryptophan protein 2, which translates to MNYRFQNLLGAPYRGGNVLISEDTLLISPVGNRISITDLVKSQTATLPLQSSSNISRIALSPDGVFLFTVDEKNRCLFINLRRRVVLHRISFKKPVSVVKFSPDAAFIAVGTGKLVQIWRAPGFKKEFFPFELVRTFADCHDKVTALDWSPDGNYLLAGSKDLTVRLLFVKKLSGIKYKPHLFLGHRDSIVGSFFGTNKKTNKVEKVYTITRDCYIFSWGIIENNLDEMEVDNSEPASPGTPRRDSEGNVESGGDVSVKKRKNLGAGNVDTEVGYLLREKWELVRKDCFSQAPAKVTACDYHWYLDMVVVGFSNGVFGLYQMPDFVCLHMLSISREKITTAIFNQHGNWLSFGCAKLGQLLVWEWRSESYILKQQGHYFDVNCLAYSPDSQLLATGADDNKVKVWTVQSGFCFVTFSEHANAVTALQFLANNHCLLSASLDGTVRAWDLFRYRNFRTFTSPTSRQFVSLAVDQSGEVVCAGTLDSFEIFVWSMKTGRLLDILSGHEGPVHGLVFSPTNAVLASSSWDKTVRLWDVFEGKGAVETFNHMHDVLTVVYRSDGRQLASSTLDGQIHFWDPIDGILMYTIEGRRDIAGGRLVTDRRSAATSSSGKCFTTLCYSADGSYMLAGGCSKYICMYDIADQVLLRRFQITHNLSLDGVLDVLNSKNMTEAGPLDLIDDDDSDIEGGVDQQTREKLGHDLPGSLLNRGRPVVRTKCLRIAPTGRNFAASTTEGVLIYSIDESFIFDPTDLDIDVTPEAINAALDEDQPSRALILSLRLNEDALIKKCIFSVNPVDVAKLIQSIPHRYLQRLVEALAELMESCPHLEFVLRWCQELCKIHGNYIQQNSRNLLPALKSLQMAITRTHQDLADMCSSNEYLLRYLCSTSAKKGIS; encoded by the exons ATGAATTACAGGTTTCAAAACCTGTTAGGAGCGCCGTATAGAGGCGGGAATGTTCTGATTTCGGAGGATACTCTGTTAATTTCACCCGTCGGTAACCGAATCTCCATTACCGACCTTGTCAAGTCTCAAACGGCGACTCTTCCCCTTCAATCATCTTCCAATATTTCCCGAATCGCCCTCTCTCCCGATGGCGTATTTTTGTTCACCGTTGACGAGAAGAATCGTTGCCTCTTCATCAATCTCCGACGCCGAGTTGTTCTTCACCGTATTTCCTTCAAGAAGCCCGTCAGTGTCGTCAAGTTTAGCCCCGACGCTGCATTTATTGCTGTTGGCACTGGGAAGTTGGTCCAAATTTGGCGTGCTCCTGGGTTCAAGAAAGAATTCTTTCCTTTTGAACTGGTACGAACTTTTGCTGATTGTCATGATAAAGTTACTGCGTTGGACTGGAGTCCTGATGGCAATTACTTGCTTGCTGGGTCGAAGGATTTGACTGTTAGGTTactttttgtgaagaaattAAGTGGGATTAAGTATAAACCTCACTTGTTTTTGGGTCATAGAGATTCAATTGTAGGTTCGTTTTTTGGGACCAATAAGAAAACGAATAAGGTAGAAAAGGTTTATACAATTACACGTGACTGTTATATTTTTAGTTGGGGCATTATAGAGAATAATTTGGATGAAATGGAAGTGGATAATTCAGAACCAGCCTCACCGGGGACTCCTAGGAGGGATAGTGAAGGAAATGTGGAGAGTGGTGGGGATGTTAGTGTTAAGAAGAGGAAGAATCTTGGTGCTGGTAATGTGGATACCGAAGTTGGATACTTGCTTAGAGAAAAATGGGAGTTAGTGAGGAAGGATTGTTTTTCTCAGGCTCCAGCGAAGGTGACTGCATGTGATTATCATTGGTACCTTGATATGGTGGTTGTGGGATTCTCTAATGGCGTGTTTGGGCTGTATCAGATGCCCGATTTTGTGTGCTTGCACATGTTGTCAATATCAAGAGAGAAAATTACCACAGCTATTTTCAATCAACATGGCAATTGGTTGTCATTTGGGTGTGCAAAACTTGGTCAGTTACTAGTGTGGGAATGGCGGTCGGAAAGCTACATATTGAAACAGCAGGGACATTACTTTGATGTTAATTGTCTTGCTTATTCCCCGGATTCACAACTATTGGCAACTGGAGCTGATGATAACAAAGTCAAG GTCTGGACAGTTCAATCAGGCTTCTGCTTTGTTACATTCTCTGAGCACGCAAATGCTGTTACTGCTCTTCAGTTTTTGGCAAATAACCACTGTCTCTTGAGTGCATCTCTTGATGGCACTGTTCGTGCATGGGATCTGTTTCGCTATCGAAATTTTAGAACTTTTACCTCCCCTACTTCTCGGCAATTTGTTTCCTTGGCAGTAGATCAAAGTGGTGAAGTTGTTTGTGCTGGAACATTAGATTCATTTGAG ATTTTTGTTTGGTCGATGAAGACTGGTCGTTTGTTGGATATCCTTAGTGGGCATGAAGGTCCTGTTCATGGATTGGTGTTTTCTCCTACAAAT GCAGTCTTAGCTTCCTCATCATGGGATAAAACTGTTCGCTTGTGGGATGTTTTTGAAGGGAAAGGGGCTGTTGAAACGTTCAATCATATGCACGATGTTCTTACGGTGGTTTATCGTTCAGATGGAAGGCAGTTGGCCAGCAGTACATTAGATGGTCAGATCCATTTTTGGGACCCGATTGATGGTATATTGATGTATACAATTGAGGGGCGTAGGGACATTGCTGGAGGACGTTTGGTGACTGATAGAAGATCTGCTGCTACTTCAAGTTCAGGAAAATGCTTCACGACATTATGTTATTCTGCTGACGGGAGTTATATGTTAGCTGGAGGATGTAGTAAATACATCTGTATGTATGACATTGCTGATCAG GTATTGTTGCGGAGGTTTCAAATAACCCATAATCTCTCTTTAGATGGAGTTCTTGACGTTCTAAATTCAAAGAATATGACAGAAGCTGGCCCCTTAGATTTGATTGATGACGATGATAGCGATATAGAAGGAGGAGTTGACCAACAAACACGCGAGAAATTAGGCCATGATTTACCAGGGTCCTTGCTCAATCGTGGACGGCCAGTTGTACGAACAAAATGCTTGAGAATTGCACCTACCGGTCGAAATTTTGCAGCATCAACAACCGAGGGAGTTCTTATCTATTCAATTGATGAATCTTTTATCTTCGATCCAACTGACCTCGACATTGACGTCACACCTGAG GCAATCAATGCTGCACTTGATGAAGACCAACCGAGCAGGGCTTTGATTCTTAGTTTGCGATTAAATGAGGATGCTTTAATAAAGAAATGCATCTTCTCTGTGAATCCTGTCGATGTAGCAAAATTAATCCAATCCATCCCACATAGATATTTGCAGAGGTTAGTCGAGGCATTAGCAGAACTTATGGAAAGTTGCCCACATTTGGAGTTCGTTCTACGGTGGTGTCAG GAACTTTGCAAAATTCATGGCAACTACATTCAACAAAATTCTAGAAACCTACTTCCTGCCTTAAAATCCTTGCAGATGGCTATCACCAGAACACATCAGGATTTGGCTGATATGTGTTCGTCGAATGAGTATTTACTTCGGTATCTTTGCTCGACAAGTGCCAAGAAGGGAATAAGTTAA